GGCAGCATTTGAGCGACATCGAGCTGAGCACGTCGCAATCCCGTTCTGCCAAATCGTGAAATGAACCAGTAACCTGTCTGCACATGATAAAACCCTCAAAAAGGTGCCACTACGTAGATCACATCCATACGACCTACAACTGTCAATGATTATAGACACTTATCAAGCGGTGTCAAGAAGCTTATGTCAATACTGTGGATAATCCTTAAAATACCGCTACGTTTACGTTGTTTTTAGGTGGCTGTGTGATATAATGGATGTACAAATCACAGCGATCATATCTGATCATGGATATCTTATTTTATGGCTCAACAAAAGGATAAAAAGGAGAAAAAAGAAGCCGAAAAAGGCTCGGATGTGAAAGCGGGATCAAAAGCTTCAAAAAAAGCAAAATCGTCCGCAAAAAATGGCAGTGGTCACCACTATGGTGCGGAGGATATTACTGTGCTTGAGGGCTTGGAGCCGGTGCGACGTCGTCCGGGAATGTATATTGGGACAACCGGTCCTGACGGTCTGCACCACCTTATTTGGGAGGTTTTTGATAACTCTCGGGACGAGGCGATGGGCGGTTTTGCTGATACTGTTGAGATAGCGTTACTTCCAAATAATCGGATCCGTGTCGCCGATAATGGGCGTGGTATTCCGGTTGAGAAGCATAAGCAGTCGGGTGTTTCGACGCTCGAGACGATCATGACCACTTTGCATGCCGGTGGAAAATTCGGTGGTGAGGGATATAAGATCTCCGGTGGATTGCACGGGGTAGGTATATCGGTTGTAAACGCACTTTCAACCTACGCCAAGGCAGAAATTCATCGCGATGGAGGTCGGTATGTTCAGGAGTATGAAAAGGGAGATCGCAAGGCGGCGGTGAAGAAAGTTGGTTCATCGAAAGAGACAGGAACGGTGATAAGTTTTGAACCAGACGGTAGTATATTTGAAACTACGGAGTTCAATTGGGATAAGATCATTAACCATCTTCGCCAGCAGGCGTATTTGGTGAAAGGGATGCGGATCACGATTTTGGATTTGAGAAAGTCAGATGAAGAATTTGATTCTGAGGTGCTCTACCTGCAGGACCAGGGCCTGGACGTACCGTCAATGACCTTTTTCTTTGAAGGCGGACTTCGTTCATTGGTCAAGTTCTACAACCAGACACAAAAGCCGATCCATAAGAATATTTATTACGTAGAGCGAGACCTGGAAGAGTCGCAGTCACTTGAGATCAGTGTGCAATACGCTGACGACATTTCTTCTCGTTTGTTTTCGTTTGCCAACAACATCTATAACCCGGAAGGGGGTACGCATACGACCGGTTTCAAAACCGCTCTGACCCGTACGCTTAACAACTACGCGCGGGCGAATAAGATGCTTAAAGACGATGAAGATAATTTCACCGGAGACGACGTGCTGGAGGGAATTACCTGTGTGATCTCGATCAAGCTTCGCGAAGTGCAGTTTGAGGGACAGACCAAGGCGAAGCTGGGCAGTCCGGAAGCGCGAAGCTATGTCGATAACATTTTCTCTGAAACGTTTGCTGAATTTCTTGAGGAGCATCCGGAGGACGCAAAAGCGATCATTAATAAAGTAACTCTTGCTCTTAAGGCGCGAAAGGCTGCAAAAGCCGCTAAAGACAGCGTGTTACGAAAAGGCGCTTTAGACGGCATGACTCTGCCGGGGAAGCTTGCTGATTGTCAGACACGAAAACCGGCTGAGTCTGAGCTCTTTATTGTGGAGGGTGATTCTGCCGGCGGTACAGCAAAGACCGGACGAGATCGTCGAACGCAGGCTATTCTACCGCTTCGCGGAAAGATCTTGAATGTAGAGCGAGCTCGACTTGATCGCATGCTTGCCTCGACCGAGATCAAGTCGTTGGTCATCGCTCTCGGTACGGCTATCGGTGATACGTTCGATATCGAAAGTCTGCGGTACCACAAGATCATTATCGCAACCGACGCCGATGTTGATGGCGCACACATTCGCACACTGCTTCTCACATTGTTCTACCGCTATTTCCGTCCGCTTATTGATGGGGGATTTGTCTATATCGCTCTGCCGCCACTCTACAAGATAAAGGAAGGAAAGAAGATCACGTATCTCTATACCGAGGGTGAAAAGGACGCGTACTTCGGAAAAGGGGTGAACATCGATGACTTTCTTGAGGAAGAGGAAGTTGAAGTGGAGGAGGGCGAAGAAGCCCCGGTTAAAGCAAAGAAGAAAAGTGTTTCGATCCAGCGATACAAGGGTCTTGGTGAGATGAATGCCGACGAGCTTAAAGAGACAACAATGTCAGTTGATAATCGTGTGCTGAAGCAGGTGACGGTCGAGGACGGTATTGAAGCAGACAAAATATTTGATATTTTGATGGGGACTGATGTGCCGGCACGCCGCTCATTCATCCAGTCAAACGCGCAGGAGGCTGAGGTGGATGTGTAAGAGCGGTCAAAACGCGCGACTCTTCCAAAGCCAAATAAAAAATAAACACTAAAGACTGCAGTCTTTAGTGTTTATTTTAATGAAAATGATGTTAAAAACCGATCTTGCGGTGATCGGTTTTTTAGTTATGTTGTTTAGCCAATTTTCTCAACAAGTTCCGGTATATGCATTGCTCCCAGATCGCCGTCGTCTCGGCTTTCAGCACTTACAGTTTCGTTTTCTTTTTCTTTATCACCGACGACAAGTAGATACGGGATCTTTTCTTTTTTGGCATTTCGGATGCGCTTGCCGAGCGATTCGTTGCTATCGTCAACATCAACACGAACGTTGCTTTGTTCAAGTGATGTTCCAACTGTCTTGGCGTACTCGCCATGCGCCTCGCTGTTAACCGGAATGACTCGTGTTTGTACCGGTGCAAGCCAGGTAGGGAAGGCGCCGGCAAAGTGTTCGATGATAACTGAGAGAAAACGCTCGAGCGATCCGGCGATCGCGCGATGGATCATAACCGGTGTCTTTTTGCTACCGTCCTCGGCAGTGTACTCAAGCTCAAATCGGCCCGGCATAACAAAATCAAGTTGAATGGTTGCGAGCTGCCACTCGCGTCCGATGGCGTCCTTGAACATAAAATCAAGTTTAGGACCGTAGAATGCCGCTTCACCTTCCTCAACAACGTACGGCAGCCCTCGTTTCTCGGCAATAGTTTTGAGGGTCTGTTCGGCTTCGTCCCATCGGGTAGGATCACCGAGATATTCATCGGGAGTCTTTGGGTCACGAACAGAGAGAAATACACGGTAGTTGCCTTCAGAATACATATCAAGTGACGTGTAGAATTGTTTAATGACATCGGCTATGTTGTCGATCTCACTCTCTACTTGTTCCGGAGTACAAAAGACGTGACCATCATCCTGGGTGAGGGAACGAACACGTGATAAGCCGAGGAGCTCACCTGTTTGCTCATCACGGTAATTGGTCGTAGCTTCAGTAAAGCGTACAGGAAGGTCGCGATAGCTTTTAGCGCTACTGGCGTAGATCTGGGTGTGGTGCGGGCAGTTCATCGGCTTCATGACAAATTCAGATTCCTTGCCGTATACTTTAAATAATTCATCGCCGAACTTCTCCCAGTGACCGCTGGTCTTGTAGAGTTCCGGCTTGGTGATGTGCGGTATCCAGACGTTCTGGTAACCATATGGCTTTTGGATCGCGTAGATCTTATCAATGATCGCGTTGCGCATTGTCGCTCCTTTTGGCGTAAAGAGGGGGAGTCCGGGTCCGACAAGATCGGAAAATGTAAAAAGGTTGAGTTCCTTCCCGAGTTTTCTGTGGTCTCGTTTCGCAGCTTCTTCAAGTTGCTTGAGATGGTCGGTGATTTCTTGTTTGGTATGAAAAGCAAGACCGTAAATGCGGGTGAGCATTTGGTTGTTCTCATCGCCACGCCAGTAGGCGCCGGCAACCGAGGAAAGCTTGAAGGCTCGTGGGTCTATATTGGCTGCGCTTTCGACGTGTCCGCCACGGCATAGGTCAGTAAAGGTGCCTGAAGTATAGAAGGTGATCTTCTCTTTTGCGTCTGATATTTCGTCTATAAGTTCGAGTTTGTAAGGGTTGTTCTGGAAGCGCTCCTTGGCTTCTTCAACAGATACTTCTACGCCGTCGAAACTGTCCCAGGACTTGAGCACCTCCCGCATTTTCTCCTCGATCTTCGGGAGATCGTCTTCTGAGACCTGTTCGCCGTCGGCAAAATCGAAGTCATAATAAAAACCCGTTTCGGTGGCCGGTCCGATCGTTGGTTTGGCGTGTGGGTATAGTTCGATCACTGCGGCAGCGAGGGCGTGTGCGAGCGAGTGCCGAATATACTGGATATCTTCCTGTTGGTTATCGTGACTGTCTGACATATGAGAAAAGTATAGCGGATAGAGTGCATTCGCGCAAAGCAGGTCGGCAAAAGATGCTCGTAAACAAGGTTACAAATGAAAACGCACAAAGTTATACCCATACAGTGCGTGAACCTCGTGGTATAATACGTTTTTAGGAATGCTCCGTATAAATTACTAACAAACCACGTTACGATCATCTTTTTCGTGTTACCTCTTTGACAGGAAGGTGGGTGCGCATGACTCACTCAGAGATCCATGTCTGTCTCGAGCAGGTCATTTCTACAGATCCTTATTTGCAAAGGGAGCTCAGCGCCCAGCGTAAATGTCGTGGTGTCGGAAAAAAAGACGGTGATGAGATCGACGACCGAGAACTTCTTGGTGTATGGGACACATGCTCCTGGAGGTGTGCGGAACTCATTGCCAGGAATTTGAGACCCCAGCTTCCTGTTGAAGATATTCACCGCGATATCGTCGAATGGCGTAATTACTCATTCGAGCATATGGTCAGTCGTACGTGAATTCGCACTATCTGAAAAGGATGATCTCACAGCCGCAATGGTGCGGCTTTTCTTTTTTCAGTACCGGACTCTTCCTTGGTCTTTAGTAGTTTCTAGCTCTGATCTTAGCTCGGAACTTCTTGGGGTATCGCACTTTCTTCGGCTTCTTCTTCCTTGTCTTTTGTGCGAAGTCGCTTTGCTTTATCTATTGCGATACTTGTCACACTGTCCCTTTTGGTAATGGTTCCTTTGATCACTACACAGGTGTCAGGCTCTAGTTTGTCTCGAAGTTTCTCATACACGGAAGGGAAGGCGACCGCCTCTATGCTTCCGGTATAGTCACCTAGCTTGATGAAGGCCATGCGATCACCCTTTTTTGTAAATATTTCCTTTTTCTCTTCGATCAGTGCTCCCAGGATCACAGTTTCTTTTTTGACACCGCTTTCGATAATATCAGCGATGGAGGCTTTCTGTTTCTCAAGTTTATCTTTGAAGGAATCAAGAGGGTGACCGGAGATGTACAAACCGATCAGTTCTTTTTCCCAGGTCAATTGCTCTTGGAAGTCTGCCGGTTCGCTTTCTTCCAGCGTAAGACGGGGAACGCTTGCTTGGTCGCTCATTAAACCAAAAAGTGAATCTTGCCCTTCCGGCTGGTCCGAGGCTTCTTTGTGATATTTCAATAGATAATCAATGTTGGCTAGCATTTGGCCTCGTTCGCCGAGCTTATCAAGCGCACCGGCCTTAATAAGTGAATCGAGTGTTTTGCGGTTGAGGTTGCGGTCTTCAACGCGAGTGAGAAAGTCGGCAAGGGTTTCGAATTTGCCGCCTCGTTTG
This region of Candidatus Paceibacterota bacterium genomic DNA includes:
- a CDS encoding DNA topoisomerase subunit B is translated as MAQQKDKKEKKEAEKGSDVKAGSKASKKAKSSAKNGSGHHYGAEDITVLEGLEPVRRRPGMYIGTTGPDGLHHLIWEVFDNSRDEAMGGFADTVEIALLPNNRIRVADNGRGIPVEKHKQSGVSTLETIMTTLHAGGKFGGEGYKISGGLHGVGISVVNALSTYAKAEIHRDGGRYVQEYEKGDRKAAVKKVGSSKETGTVISFEPDGSIFETTEFNWDKIINHLRQQAYLVKGMRITILDLRKSDEEFDSEVLYLQDQGLDVPSMTFFFEGGLRSLVKFYNQTQKPIHKNIYYVERDLEESQSLEISVQYADDISSRLFSFANNIYNPEGGTHTTGFKTALTRTLNNYARANKMLKDDEDNFTGDDVLEGITCVISIKLREVQFEGQTKAKLGSPEARSYVDNIFSETFAEFLEEHPEDAKAIINKVTLALKARKAAKAAKDSVLRKGALDGMTLPGKLADCQTRKPAESELFIVEGDSAGGTAKTGRDRRTQAILPLRGKILNVERARLDRMLASTEIKSLVIALGTAIGDTFDIESLRYHKIIIATDADVDGAHIRTLLLTLFYRYFRPLIDGGFVYIALPPLYKIKEGKKITYLYTEGEKDAYFGKGVNIDDFLEEEEVEVEEGEEAPVKAKKKSVSIQRYKGLGEMNADELKETTMSVDNRVLKQVTVEDGIEADKIFDILMGTDVPARRSFIQSNAQEAEVDV
- the thrS gene encoding threonine--tRNA ligase, translating into MSDSHDNQQEDIQYIRHSLAHALAAAVIELYPHAKPTIGPATETGFYYDFDFADGEQVSEDDLPKIEEKMREVLKSWDSFDGVEVSVEEAKERFQNNPYKLELIDEISDAKEKITFYTSGTFTDLCRGGHVESAANIDPRAFKLSSVAGAYWRGDENNQMLTRIYGLAFHTKQEITDHLKQLEEAAKRDHRKLGKELNLFTFSDLVGPGLPLFTPKGATMRNAIIDKIYAIQKPYGYQNVWIPHITKPELYKTSGHWEKFGDELFKVYGKESEFVMKPMNCPHHTQIYASSAKSYRDLPVRFTEATTNYRDEQTGELLGLSRVRSLTQDDGHVFCTPEQVESEIDNIADVIKQFYTSLDMYSEGNYRVFLSVRDPKTPDEYLGDPTRWDEAEQTLKTIAEKRGLPYVVEEGEAAFYGPKLDFMFKDAIGREWQLATIQLDFVMPGRFELEYTAEDGSKKTPVMIHRAIAGSLERFLSVIIEHFAGAFPTWLAPVQTRVIPVNSEAHGEYAKTVGTSLEQSNVRVDVDDSNESLGKRIRNAKKEKIPYLLVVGDKEKENETVSAESRDDGDLGAMHIPELVEKIG